Proteins encoded together in one Aminipila butyrica window:
- a CDS encoding MgtC/SapB family protein, translated as MAEFQLPFYLYDVNLLSITLRLLLAFLLGGIIGLERGTNNHPAGFRTHILVCVGATLAMLTNQYICQNLAPGSDPARLGAQVITGVGFLGVGTIFVTGKHRIKGLTTAAGLWASACLGLALGIGFYSGALISGLLIFISLAVLPKVENYFYQHARVVNLYVEMDSLQNFKDLVATVKEMDITILENHVSSSGPLAGSGGAGFHLSIKLPKNLHFDEISAMMNEFQGMLLLEQL; from the coding sequence ATGGCTGAATTTCAATTACCATTCTACTTGTACGACGTAAACCTGCTGTCCATAACCCTCCGGCTGCTGCTGGCTTTCCTTCTGGGAGGCATCATCGGGCTGGAGCGAGGCACTAACAATCATCCGGCAGGCTTTCGTACCCATATTCTGGTCTGTGTAGGAGCCACCTTAGCCATGCTGACCAATCAGTACATCTGCCAAAACCTAGCTCCCGGCTCTGATCCGGCTCGCCTGGGCGCCCAAGTTATCACCGGAGTGGGCTTTCTGGGCGTAGGCACCATATTTGTCACAGGGAAACACCGCATCAAAGGGCTGACCACCGCTGCTGGTTTATGGGCTTCTGCCTGTTTAGGGCTGGCTCTGGGTATTGGCTTTTATTCCGGAGCCTTAATCTCCGGACTGCTGATTTTTATCAGCCTGGCGGTACTGCCTAAAGTAGAAAACTATTTTTATCAACACGCTCGCGTAGTCAACCTATACGTGGAGATGGATTCTCTCCAAAACTTCAAGGATTTGGTGGCAACGGTGAAAGAGATGGATATTACCATCTTAGAAAACCACGTCAGCAGCTCAGGTCCTTTAGCTGGCAGCGGTGGTGCCGGCTTTCACCTGTCCATCAAGCTGCCAAAAAATCTTCATTTTGATGAAATAAGCGCTATGATGAACGAGTTTCAGGGAATGCTGTTATTAGAGCAGCTTTAA
- a CDS encoding Fic family protein — protein sequence MYQEILKKRSMLNDRKPYSTEKRIEIKEAGLRDLIFTSLHLEGSCIKKEQVQQILREEFVPEVILADHMAIQQYRELAVHMESLLELQSDLSLQVIKELHGFNSEVEPVSWRRCNPLVYTLDYNPPPWQEVDERMEFFIRWSYGAEEAKGNAILKAAYLHHKFLEIYPFEQNCEGTARILMYYSLLREGYPLFQLRLSEREYNQSIVDYLKHQNVDPFYQALERSVFNQLDVLLQMTEE from the coding sequence ATGTATCAGGAAATTTTGAAAAAGCGATCCATGTTAAACGACAGAAAGCCCTATAGCACGGAAAAAAGAATAGAAATAAAAGAAGCGGGGCTGAGAGACCTCATCTTTACGTCCCTGCATCTGGAGGGGAGCTGCATAAAAAAAGAACAGGTTCAGCAGATTTTGCGAGAAGAGTTTGTGCCAGAGGTAATCTTGGCGGACCATATGGCCATTCAGCAGTATCGGGAGTTGGCGGTCCACATGGAGTCGTTACTGGAGCTGCAAAGTGATTTAAGCCTCCAGGTCATAAAGGAACTCCACGGCTTTAACAGTGAGGTAGAGCCTGTTAGCTGGCGTAGGTGCAATCCGCTGGTCTATACCTTAGACTACAATCCGCCACCCTGGCAGGAGGTTGACGAACGGATGGAGTTTTTTATCCGCTGGAGTTATGGGGCAGAGGAGGCTAAGGGCAATGCTATTCTGAAGGCGGCTTATCTCCATCATAAATTTTTGGAAATTTATCCCTTTGAGCAGAACTGCGAAGGAACAGCGCGAATCCTGATGTATTACAGCCTCTTGAGAGAAGGGTACCCCCTCTTCCAGTTACGGCTAAGCGAGAGGGAATATAATCAGTCTATCGTGGACTATTTAAAGCATCAAAATGTGGATCCTTTCTATCAGGCCCTGGAGAGGAGTGTTTTTAATCAGTTGGACGTGCTTCTGCAGATGACCGAGGAATAA
- a CDS encoding HD domain-containing phosphohydrolase, giving the protein MRQMILIVDDNRSNIKIAQTILEKEYRVGAALSGGKALQFLSLAIPDLILLDINMPDMDGFAVMEELKKNPEWREIPVIFLTADGNPHTEAKCFNMGAVDFISKPFVPEVIQNRINRTLELQLYKKNLEKAVRDQSMKILQQAEELARKQQELMAIQQEVIIGMANLIEERDDSTGGHIKRTSEYVELIARALREKGRFEYILDKEYIETLYKAAPMHDVGKIYIPDVILKKPGKLTNKEFEVMKKHAEQGGRVINSTMAKIEKQEFIDIAYDIATSHHEKWDGSGYPKGIKGQDIPLSARIMAVADVFDALVSRRCYKEPMDSQEAFAIIAEGSGTHFDPEIAAVFIELREEIEAILHSNCPL; this is encoded by the coding sequence ATGCGGCAAATGATTCTTATTGTGGACGATAATCGGTCAAATATCAAAATCGCTCAGACGATTTTGGAAAAAGAGTATCGGGTAGGTGCGGCCTTGTCAGGGGGAAAGGCATTGCAGTTTCTATCCCTAGCGATACCGGATTTAATTCTGCTGGATATTAATATGCCGGATATGGATGGGTTTGCAGTCATGGAGGAATTAAAAAAGAATCCGGAATGGCGAGAAATTCCTGTAATTTTTTTGACGGCTGACGGAAACCCTCACACGGAGGCTAAATGCTTTAATATGGGCGCCGTGGATTTTATCTCGAAGCCATTTGTCCCAGAGGTCATTCAAAACCGCATCAATCGGACTTTGGAATTGCAGCTATACAAGAAGAACCTGGAGAAGGCTGTTCGCGATCAGTCCATGAAAATTTTACAGCAGGCGGAAGAACTTGCTCGGAAGCAGCAAGAACTGATGGCTATCCAACAAGAAGTAATCATCGGCATGGCCAATCTCATTGAGGAGCGGGATGACAGCACCGGAGGCCATATTAAGCGGACCAGTGAATATGTGGAGTTGATTGCCAGAGCCTTGAGAGAGAAGGGAAGGTTTGAATATATTTTAGATAAGGAATACATAGAGACTCTTTACAAGGCGGCACCTATGCACGATGTAGGAAAGATTTATATTCCTGATGTCATCTTGAAAAAGCCTGGCAAGCTGACCAATAAAGAGTTTGAGGTGATGAAGAAGCACGCTGAGCAGGGAGGGCGGGTCATAAACTCCACGATGGCAAAGATTGAGAAGCAGGAGTTTATCGACATTGCCTATGACATTGCTACCAGCCACCACGAAAAATGGGATGGCAGCGGCTATCCGAAAGGGATAAAGGGACAGGATATTCCGTTAAGTGCCAGAATCATGGCAGTAGCTGACGTATTTGATGCTTTGGTATCCCGGCGTTGTTACAAAGAGCCCATGGATAGTCAGGAGGCCTTTGCGATCATCGCTGAAGGCAGCGGCACGCATTTTGACCCAGAGATTGCTGCGGTGTTCATTGAATTACGGGAGGAAATTGAGGCAATCTTGCATAGTAATTGCCCGTTATAA
- a CDS encoding metallophosphoesterase family protein, giving the protein MKLLVISDTHGNLEKAFQVYEQLSGVDVLIHLGDCQRDAQELKRRLGVDIISVRGNMDRAYGPNEFTVFPTECGKLYLSHGHMENVKMSYQNILYRAEEEGCVAALFGHTHKPLFAEVEGLYLVNPGSLSLPATGGPGTYALLTTSPEGLEGAIWPLDSDRPLFGSSRSGQPANTREASERTTTPSEVNQAPVLESPGKKSSSKASRVQGGYLRKLLNYSDRF; this is encoded by the coding sequence TTGAAGCTATTAGTAATCAGCGATACCCACGGCAATCTGGAGAAGGCCTTTCAGGTCTACGAACAACTTTCCGGCGTGGACGTGCTCATCCATCTGGGGGACTGCCAGCGGGATGCTCAAGAGTTGAAACGCCGATTGGGGGTGGACATCATCTCTGTTCGAGGCAATATGGATAGAGCTTACGGTCCCAACGAGTTTACCGTTTTTCCAACAGAATGCGGCAAACTCTACCTGTCTCATGGCCACATGGAAAATGTGAAGATGTCCTATCAAAACATCCTTTACCGAGCCGAAGAGGAAGGCTGCGTAGCAGCCCTCTTTGGCCACACACATAAGCCGCTGTTTGCAGAAGTGGAGGGCCTCTATCTGGTTAACCCCGGAAGCCTATCTTTACCTGCGACGGGCGGTCCAGGCACCTATGCCTTGTTGACTACATCCCCAGAAGGGCTGGAAGGCGCCATATGGCCGCTGGATTCGGACAGGCCCTTATTCGGCTCCAGCAGAAGCGGACAACCTGCCAACACTAGAGAAGCTTCGGAGAGAACCACCACTCCATCCGAAGTCAATCAAGCCCCGGTGCTAGAATCTCCGGGGAAAAAATCCTCTTCAAAAGCAAGCAGGGTTCAGGGCGGATACCTGCGGAAACTTTTAAACTACAGTGACCGATTTTAA